One genomic segment of Arthrobacter sp. JZ12 includes these proteins:
- a CDS encoding MFS transporter — protein MTQSVDAVVPDLASAIKKFFRRVLPIMLIMLVCNQLNRSNIGYAQEHLQADVGIGAAAYGFGAGLFFIAYAIFELPSNVMMEKYGAKVWLTRIMISWGTVSFLMAFVQNETMFYVLRFLLGAAEAGFFPAVIFYFARWVPATHRGKATAIFIAGSSVAAAISGPVAGLLLSLHGALGLRGWQWLFGFEGALSVVVGMAVYFVLDAKIKDAKWLTAGEKEALTQAISEEDAQHAKADGGKVNRWKMLLNPQILLLCGIYFSVQLSIYANTFWLPSIVRQIPGTTDLSVGFLSSIPWICAVFAMYFAAKLQDKAKSKKPLLVVALLVAAVGTFAAAITTPVLALVFLAVAAMGFKSASPLFWTIPQSGLHPLVLAPAIAIINSLGNLGGFVAPFGFGIIKEQTGSVIPGLFALAAASTLAAGLVYFLKERRTGNDAPPKGLVDTAEVEAVEPATRQA, from the coding sequence TATCAAGAAATTTTTCAGGCGTGTGCTGCCGATCATGCTGATCATGCTGGTCTGCAACCAGTTGAACCGATCCAACATCGGCTACGCGCAGGAACACCTCCAGGCCGACGTTGGTATCGGCGCAGCCGCCTATGGTTTCGGTGCCGGTCTGTTCTTCATCGCCTACGCGATCTTTGAACTTCCCAGCAACGTCATGATGGAGAAGTACGGCGCCAAGGTGTGGCTGACCCGCATCATGATCAGCTGGGGCACCGTCTCCTTCCTCATGGCATTCGTGCAGAACGAAACCATGTTCTACGTCCTGCGCTTCCTGCTGGGAGCGGCCGAGGCGGGCTTCTTCCCCGCCGTCATCTTCTATTTCGCCCGCTGGGTGCCCGCTACCCACCGCGGCAAGGCAACCGCCATATTCATTGCCGGCTCATCGGTTGCCGCCGCTATCTCCGGCCCCGTCGCCGGCCTCCTGCTCAGCCTGCACGGCGCGCTGGGCCTGCGCGGCTGGCAGTGGCTCTTTGGTTTCGAAGGCGCGCTGTCCGTCGTCGTCGGTATGGCTGTGTACTTTGTCCTCGACGCGAAGATCAAGGATGCCAAGTGGCTCACCGCAGGGGAGAAGGAAGCCCTGACCCAGGCGATCAGCGAAGAGGATGCGCAGCACGCAAAGGCTGACGGCGGCAAGGTCAACCGCTGGAAGATGCTCCTCAACCCCCAGATCCTGCTGCTGTGCGGCATCTACTTCTCCGTTCAGCTCTCGATCTACGCCAACACCTTCTGGCTGCCGAGCATTGTCCGTCAGATCCCCGGCACCACCGATCTCAGCGTCGGCTTCCTCTCCTCCATCCCCTGGATCTGCGCCGTCTTCGCGATGTACTTCGCAGCCAAGCTGCAGGACAAGGCCAAGTCCAAGAAGCCGCTGCTCGTCGTGGCGCTGCTGGTTGCCGCCGTCGGCACCTTCGCTGCCGCAATTACGACGCCGGTGCTCGCCCTGGTCTTCCTGGCCGTCGCGGCCATGGGGTTCAAGAGCGCATCCCCGCTGTTCTGGACCATCCCGCAGTCGGGCCTGCACCCGCTGGTGCTGGCTCCGGCCATCGCGATTATCAACTCGCTCGGCAACCTGGGCGGCTTCGTGGCCCCGTTCGGCTTCGGCATCATCAAGGAGCAGACGGGCAGCGTCATCCCCGGCCTGTTCGCCCTCGCCGCGGCATCCACGCTTGCCGCCGGCCTGGTCTACTTCCTCAAGGAACGCCGGACCGGCAACGATGCTCCGCCCAAGGGGCTGGTGGACACAGCTGAGGTGGAGGCAGTCGAACCTGCTACCCGCCAGGCCTGA